The sequence GTTCTGGCTGCGTCCGAGATGGATTTCGATCTGGTACTCGGGTTGCCGATCGGGCCCGAAAATCGGTACGACCACGAACTCCGCTTTACCCAAATCGTGCTCGAGGCTGTCGGTGACCGAGCGCAGGGTCACCATCGTCATCAACGTCGTCAATTGGTGTGTCACCCGCGAGGTGGAACCCAGCGATGCCAGCACTGCGCCAAGCCGCTCATGCAACGCGCCTTGTGCATCATCGAATTTCCAGGCTCCGTATCCGCGGGCGCGGATGTCGGCCAAGACACGCCGGTGGTCGGCGATATCCGCTTGGGACAGCCGAGGCGTCATGTTCTGCAACCACCGCTCGATCGTGTCGTCGTCACGCCAAGCCATGGCCACCAGCCCAAAAGGGGGATCGATCGGAAACTGATGCCCCACCGGATGTTCGCCGTCGGAAGTGTGGCCGACAGTGTCGACGATGACCAGATGGCGCCGGCCGATTTTCGACATGGAACACGCTGCGCCCAGGACAGTGTTCATGCGCACGAGGGCTTCGCGGCCACGGTCGAGGAGTGGGAACTGGTCGCGCAACCCGCGCACGACGCTGAACAATCCACTGCCGAGCGTGTAGCGGCGGTCCTCGCCGCGGACCACCCAATGGTTCCGTTCCAACTCGGCCAGCAGCAACGACGCTGTCGACGTCGTCAACTCGCATCGGCGAGAAAGCTCAGCCGACGACAACCCCTGCGGCGCAGCAGATAACGCCGTAAGGACGTCGACAACGCGGCGGGTCGGTGGCGACTTCACCCAGGGTCGCCCATCGCGTCCACCATTGACCGGCCTCCCGCCACGGACCTACCATCTGTCCGGATTATCGACAACAGCATCCTAATATTTGGAGAAAAAGTGGTCAAGGTAGGCGTTTGGGGTACCGGTTCCATGGGCGTGATCGCCCTACGCGGGGTGCTCGACCATCCAGAGTTGGAGCTCGTCGGACTGGTCGTACACAGTGACGCCAAGGCGGGACGCGATGCCGGGGAACTCTGCGGCGTCGATGCCGTCGGTGTCATCGCAAGCCAAGACCCCGCTGAACTGCTGGCCGGCGACGCCGAGGTTGTCGTCTACGCGGCGGCGGCCAATCTCCGGCCGTTCGAGGCAGTGGCCGACATGGCATCGCTGCTTCGCGCAAAGAAGAACGTCGTCTCGTGCTCGGTCGTACCCCTGGTGTTTCCCGACGCAGTCGATGACGCCATCGCCGGGCCGCTGCGCGAGGCCGCGCTAGCCGGCGGCTCCTCGTTCTTCACGACCGGCATCGACACCGGCTTCGCCAACGACGTGTTACCGCTGGTGCTTTCAGGAGTCACCCGAAGCATCGAATCGATCCGGGTGACCGAGATGTTCAACTACGCCACCTATCCCGACCGTCAGGCGGTCTATGAAATCCTCGGCTTCGGCAAGACGCCCGAGACCGAGGCGTTCGCGGCAATGCCCGGCGTCTTCACATTCGGTTGGGGGCCCGTCGTTCACCAGTTGGCTCACGGACTCGGGGTGGAAGTCGACGACATCCAGGAGAGCAACCAGCGCCTGACCACCGACACCACGTTCGACACACCCACCGGCCGGATCGAAGCCGGCACCGTCGCCGCCATGCGCTCGACATTGACCGGCTATGTCAACGGGAAGCCCACCATAGTCGTCGACCACGTCACCCGCATGCGTGACGACATCGCGCCCGACTGGCCACAGTCGCGAATCACCATGCCGCCCAATGACCTTGGATACGGCACCGCATCCGGACAGGGCTGCTACCGCATCGAGATCGACGGTTCGCCGAATATTCGCTGCGAGTTCGAGATGGCCGAAGACGGCGACCACGACTTCGGCGCCCGAACTGCCGGTGCGATACGCATGGTGAACGCCATTCCGGCCGTAGTGGCCGCCAAGCCCGGGTTGCTGTCGGCGCTGGACCTGCCGACTGTGACCGGAAAAGGGTTGGTGCGGTCATTGCCGGGCCCGCCGCCCGACAGCCGCCTCTTTCGCTGAGCCGCTTCGGGTCCTGTCGTAAGCGGTCAGACCCGGCGCGATCGCCGTAGTATTCACACCGTGACTGCGATGTCTCCGGACTCTGCGGCCATGGCCGCCGCGACGCTGGATCTGCTGATCGCCGCCGTCGACGAGATTCGCCCTGGCGACTGGGACAAGCCCTCGAACCTCGAGGGCTGGAGCGTGCGCGAGTTGGTGGCGCACACAACCGGAAGTACCGCCAAGATTCGCGCACTGGTCCGGGGCGATGACATCTGGACTGCCCCGTCGGCGCCCGCCGACTGGATGGACGCCGATCCTGCCGGCCGACTCCGTGAGCTTGCCGCAGAATTGCACGAGTTGCTGCCCGGTGCAGACCTTGAGGCGCCCCGACCTTCACCGCAAGGCGAGGTCCCGCTGCGTCGTGCACTTGCCTTCCCGGTGGCCGACCTCGCCCTGCACAGCTGGGATATCTACCGGTCGCTGGGCCGTTCCGCGGAGTTGCCGGATGACGTTGTGGCGTTCTGTCGCGCACTGGTTGATGCGGTGCCCGAGCAGGCGTTGCGCCGTCCGGGCGGGTTCGGGCCAGCGCAGCAAGCACCGGAGCCGGCAACGCCTACATCCCGGCTGATGGCCTACCTGGGTCGTGCGGTTGGCGCGTCATCGTAGTGGCCACGAACCGGCCGGTCGCCGCATGGCCGGTGTACCTGCGGTGCAGGTGTAGTACTTCTCGAAAAGTGGTAACCCTCCTGGATGCCGAGCACAGGTCTGCGTCATGAGGTGGTCGAGATTCCCGAGCTGGCGCTGCCGGTAGGTGGTGTTCAGCTAGGACAGGGCGTGTCGCGATGATGATCACGTTGGTGGCGGAAGGATTCTTTACCGGAGCAGGCCAGGGAGCCCGCCAGATCGTCGAGTTGGTGGCTGCGTTCGGGCTGACCGCGCTCATCGGTCTGGAACGCGAGATCCGGGGTAAAAGCGCCGGGTTATGCACGCAGACGATCGTCGGTACGTCAGCGGCGTTGATTCTGCTGGTCAGCAAGTACGGGTTCGGCGACATTGTCGCCGCAGGCACGGTGATTCTGGACCCCTCGCGGGTAGCGGCCCAGATCGTTTCGGGTATCGGTTTTCTCGGCGCGGGCCTCATCATCACCCGCCGCGGCGCGGTCATCGGGCTGACTACCGCGGCCGCAATCTGGGAATCAGCTGCAGTCGGGATGGCCGCCGCCGCGGGGCTGCTGCTCTTGGCCGTCGTCGTGACAATGCTGCACTTTGTGATCGTGATCGGCATCGCCCCATCGGTGCGAAGAATGGCGACCAGGTTGCCCGGCTCGGTACGCGTGCATGTCATCTACCAGGACGGCCGGGGGATCTTGCGGCAGCTGCTGGAGACGTGCGATGTCCACGGTTGGCATCTGACCTCCCTGATCACCGACTCCTCACCTGTCACGGCGGCTTTGCCACTCGGACAGCGCACCGCGACTGCCGATCACGTCGGTGTCACGATGACCTTGTCGGGTTCCCGCGTTATCGAGGCACCACGAATCCTTGCAGATATCGAGGGTGTCACCAGGATCGACCAACTCCACGACGACGCCGACTGACACTCGGGTGGTCGCCGAGCCCAGGTCAGGAGGCGACACTGCTCGAGGTATCACCGGATCGCAGGGGACCAAGTCCCAGGTGATCGCGCAGTGTGGTGCCCTCGTAGTCGCTGCGGAACACACCACGTTCCTGCAGCAGGGGCACGACTTTGTCGACGAATGGACCAAGCCCGTCCGGAGTGATGTGGGGGACCAGGATGAATCCGTCGCTGGCACCGGCCTGGACGAACTCATTGATGGTGCCTGCGACGGTCGAGGGGGAGCCGATGAAGTTCTGCCTGCCGGTGACCTCGATGATCAGCTCCCGGGTCGTCAGGTTTTCCGCCTCCGCCCTCGCGCGCCATTCGTTGGCGGTCGCGATCGGGTCGCGATGCATCCGGACGCTGGCACGGCCCCGGGCGACGACGTTTTCCCCCACGACCGGGTCGACAGTGGGCAGCGGTCCATCCGGATCGTGATCGGACAGGTCCCGGTTCCACAGCTGCTCGAGGAACTTGATGGCCGTCTGCGGCGATACCTGAGCCAACCGCACCTCGTGGGCGAGATCTGCCGCTTCGGAGTCGGTGTCGCCGAGGACGAACGTGGCTGCGGGCAAGATGAGCAACTCGTCATGGCGGCGCCCGTACTTGGCGAGCCGTCCCTTGACGTCGGCGTAGAACGCCTGACCCGTATCGAGTGTGTTGTGCCGGGAGAAGATCGCGTCGGCGTCGGCGGCTGCGAACTCGCGGCCCTCGTCGGAGTCCCCGGCCTGGAAGATCACCGGCGTGCCCTGCGGACTCCGGGGCACATTGAACTGGCCGGTGATATCGAAAAACTCATCATGATAGTCGAATTCGCCAGGTGTGGGGTTGGCGAGGAACACGCCAGAGTCCTTGTCGGCGAGGATCTCGTCGCCGTGCCAGGATCCGAAGAGCTCCTGCGCTGCTCGGAGGAAGCTGCGGGCCCTGTCGTAGCGCTGATGTTCAGGGAGGTAGCCGCCACGGCGGAAGTTCTCTCCGGTGAACGCGTCCCAGGACGTGACGACGTTCCACGCGGCCCGCCCGCCAGACAAATGGTCCAAGCTGGCGAATTGTCTTGCCACCTCGTAGGGTTCGTTGAAGGTCGAGTTGATCGTGCCTGCCAGGCCGAGGTGTTCGGTGACGGCGGCGAGCGCGGCCAGCACGGTAAAGGTGTCAGGTCTACCCACCACGTCGAGGTCGTAGATCTGGTCGTTCTGCTCGCGCAGCCGCAGCCCCTCCGCGAGGAACAGGAAGTCGAACTTGCCGCGCTCTGCCGTCTTGGCGAACCTCACGAACGAATCGAACTCGATGTGGCTACCGGCTGCCGGGTCGCTCCACACCGTGGTGTTGTTGACCCCGGGGAAATGGGCGGCGAGGTGAATCTGCTTGGTGGGCTTGGTCATGGGATGGCCCTCGTCAGACTGTCGCGTAGCGGTTGGCGGGGCGTTCGAAGCCGAGGGACTCACGTAATGTGCTCTTTGCGTACTCAGTCCGAAACAGGCCGCGTCGCTGGAGTTCGGGTACCAACACGTCGGTGATCTGGGTCAGATCGTGCGGCAGGACCGCCGGACGTAACCGGAATCCTGCCAGTCCCGCGGCGTGCCACTGCTGCAGCAGATCGGCCAATTCGCGTGGTGTTCCGGTAAATATCTTTGCGTCACTGCCGTATTCGGCGCCCGCACGTTCGTCAAGTCGTCGCTGTCGCGCCTGCGCGGCGCTCGGGGTGTCGTCGAGGGATACCACTAGGTCGGCGAAGAGCAGAACGTCGTCGGTACGGTTCACGGCTTCGCGCGCCGCGGTGACCCGCTTCGCAATCGTGGCGACATCGGTGACCTCGTGTGGGGTCACGAACCCGACATCGGCGACACGGGCGATCAGCCGGTAGTCGTCGGCGCCGTGGTCGAGTGCGGTGACGATCGGCTGGCCCTGCGGTGGCCGGGGAGTGATCGATGGTCCCTTGACCGAGAACCATCGGCCTTTGAAGTCGATGTAGTGCAGCTTGTTCCGGTCGATGAACCGGCCGGTGGTGACGTCACGGATCTCAGCCCCGTCCTCCCAGCTGTCCCACAATCGGCGCAGTACTTCGACGTAGTCGGCCGTCTCATCGAAGTGCGCGATGATGCGTGTCCGAACCTGCGGATCCCGCAGTGACCGCGTCGACAAGGGGACGACCTCGCGTCGACCGAAGTGCGCGGTCGCATCTGCTCGACCCGCGATCTGCACCCGCACCCCGGCGCGACCGACGCTGACGTAGTCGAGGGTGGCGATCGCCTTGGAGGTGTGAAAGGGCTCGCTGTGGGTGGTCGTGACCGTCGGGACGAGTCCAATGCCGGCGGTCCGCGGGGCGACTCTGGCGGCGATCAGCACCGCGTCGAGGCGGCCGCGTACCCGGTCGACGCGGTGGTCGGCGGCGAACTTGTCATCGGACTGCAGAGTGAAGCCATCTTCGATGGTGACAAAGTGCAGCAGGCCTTGCTGGGCTTTGCCGACCAGGTCGGCCCAATAGCCGGCTGTGAAAAGTTCTGTGGGCCTGGCGTCGGCCTCTCGCCATGCAGCGGGATGCCAGCCGGCACCGTCGAGGGCGACGGCCAGGTGAAGCAATGCGGACGGTTCGGACATGAGGTCGGGCTTTCGTCGGTCGGCGAGGCTTGAAGAACACGGCCCAAGCGGCGACGTCACCATTGAGGCTAAGAACGTCGCCGCCCACGACAACAACGTGAGACGATGCGGCCAACGGCGGAACGCACAATCAGTTCCTCACGATTGAGACACTTGCGACTGTCTGGTCAATCACCACTGTAGCCCCGACACTGTGCCGCGCTGTCGGGCGAACGCAGCCAATCGCTGGGCCTGGCAAGACGTTTTTCTCAGCCTGATCC is a genomic window of Mycolicibacter heraklionensis containing:
- a CDS encoding MarR family transcriptional regulator, with the translated sequence MKSPPTRRVVDVLTALSAAPQGLSSAELSRRCELTTSTASLLLAELERNHWVVRGEDRRYTLGSGLFSVVRGLRDQFPLLDRGREALVRMNTVLGAACSMSKIGRRHLVIVDTVGHTSDGEHPVGHQFPIDPPFGLVAMAWRDDDTIERWLQNMTPRLSQADIADHRRVLADIRARGYGAWKFDDAQGALHERLGAVLASLGSTSRVTHQLTTLMTMVTLRSVTDSLEHDLGKAEFVVVPIFGPDRQPEYQIEIHLGRSQNVSLTELNSAIADAQQILTSEAFNARP
- a CDS encoding NAD(P)H-dependent amine dehydrogenase family protein, whose translation is MVKVGVWGTGSMGVIALRGVLDHPELELVGLVVHSDAKAGRDAGELCGVDAVGVIASQDPAELLAGDAEVVVYAAAANLRPFEAVADMASLLRAKKNVVSCSVVPLVFPDAVDDAIAGPLREAALAGGSSFFTTGIDTGFANDVLPLVLSGVTRSIESIRVTEMFNYATYPDRQAVYEILGFGKTPETEAFAAMPGVFTFGWGPVVHQLAHGLGVEVDDIQESNQRLTTDTTFDTPTGRIEAGTVAAMRSTLTGYVNGKPTIVVDHVTRMRDDIAPDWPQSRITMPPNDLGYGTASGQGCYRIEIDGSPNIRCEFEMAEDGDHDFGARTAGAIRMVNAIPAVVAAKPGLLSALDLPTVTGKGLVRSLPGPPPDSRLFR
- a CDS encoding TIGR03086 family metal-binding protein; the encoded protein is MSPDSAAMAAATLDLLIAAVDEIRPGDWDKPSNLEGWSVRELVAHTTGSTAKIRALVRGDDIWTAPSAPADWMDADPAGRLRELAAELHELLPGADLEAPRPSPQGEVPLRRALAFPVADLALHSWDIYRSLGRSAELPDDVVAFCRALVDAVPEQALRRPGGFGPAQQAPEPATPTSRLMAYLGRAVGASS
- a CDS encoding MgtC/SapB family protein produces the protein MITLVAEGFFTGAGQGARQIVELVAAFGLTALIGLEREIRGKSAGLCTQTIVGTSAALILLVSKYGFGDIVAAGTVILDPSRVAAQIVSGIGFLGAGLIITRRGAVIGLTTAAAIWESAAVGMAAAAGLLLLAVVVTMLHFVIVIGIAPSVRRMATRLPGSVRVHVIYQDGRGILRQLLETCDVHGWHLTSLITDSSPVTAALPLGQRTATADHVGVTMTLSGSRVIEAPRILADIEGVTRIDQLHDDAD
- a CDS encoding NtaA/DmoA family FMN-dependent monooxygenase (This protein belongs to a clade of FMN-dependent monooxygenases, within a broader family of flavin-dependent oxidoreductases, the luciferase-like monooxygenase (LMM) family, some of whose members use coenzyme F420 rather than FMN.) → MTKPTKQIHLAAHFPGVNNTTVWSDPAAGSHIEFDSFVRFAKTAERGKFDFLFLAEGLRLREQNDQIYDLDVVGRPDTFTVLAALAAVTEHLGLAGTINSTFNEPYEVARQFASLDHLSGGRAAWNVVTSWDAFTGENFRRGGYLPEHQRYDRARSFLRAAQELFGSWHGDEILADKDSGVFLANPTPGEFDYHDEFFDITGQFNVPRSPQGTPVIFQAGDSDEGREFAAADADAIFSRHNTLDTGQAFYADVKGRLAKYGRRHDELLILPAATFVLGDTDSEAADLAHEVRLAQVSPQTAIKFLEQLWNRDLSDHDPDGPLPTVDPVVGENVVARGRASVRMHRDPIATANEWRARAEAENLTTRELIIEVTGRQNFIGSPSTVAGTINEFVQAGASDGFILVPHITPDGLGPFVDKVVPLLQERGVFRSDYEGTTLRDHLGLGPLRSGDTSSSVAS
- a CDS encoding LLM class flavin-dependent oxidoreductase; translation: MSEPSALLHLAVALDGAGWHPAAWREADARPTELFTAGYWADLVGKAQQGLLHFVTIEDGFTLQSDDKFAADHRVDRVRGRLDAVLIAARVAPRTAGIGLVPTVTTTHSEPFHTSKAIATLDYVSVGRAGVRVQIAGRADATAHFGRREVVPLSTRSLRDPQVRTRIIAHFDETADYVEVLRRLWDSWEDGAEIRDVTTGRFIDRNKLHYIDFKGRWFSVKGPSITPRPPQGQPIVTALDHGADDYRLIARVADVGFVTPHEVTDVATIAKRVTAAREAVNRTDDVLLFADLVVSLDDTPSAAQARQRRLDERAGAEYGSDAKIFTGTPRELADLLQQWHAAGLAGFRLRPAVLPHDLTQITDVLVPELQRRGLFRTEYAKSTLRESLGFERPANRYATV